The genomic stretch CCGGGGTGAAAATACCCTGAAATCCGGAGCGGGAACCATGACTTTCATCAAGCGGTACGCGATCACCTTCCTCCTCTTTCTTGTCCTGGACAGCGTCTGGCTGGGCGTCATTTCTCCGCGGTTCTACAAGGCGCACATCGGATCCCTGCTGGCCGATCCGCCCCTGTGGGGTGCGGCGCTGCTCTTTTACCTGGTGTTCATTGCCGGGCTCGTGTTCTTCGCCGTGTCGCCCGGGCTGCGCGACGCGTCGCGGGCCCGCGCCGCCGCGCGCGGCGGGTTCTTCGGCCTCGTGACCTACGCCACGTTCGACCTGACCAACCAGGCCGTGATCGCCGGCTGGCCGTGGATCGTCACGATCGTGGACCTTGTCTGGGGTTCGTTTATCTGCGCCGCGACGACGCTGATTTCCGTCCTCGTCTGCCGGCGGCTGCGCGGGGAATTGTAGGGGCGCCGCTCGCCGGCGCCCGTGTCTAAAGGACCTCCTTCAAATACCGCCCGGTGTGCGAGGCCGGGTGCGCCGCGATGGCCTCCGGCGGGCCCTCGGCCACGACGTAGCCGCCCGCCGCCCCGCCGTCGGGCCCGAGGTCGATCACCCAGTCCGCCTGTTTGATCACGTCGAGGTTGTGCTCGATCACGATCACGCTGTTGCCGCGGCCGACGAGCTGGCCGATGATGCCGAGCAGCCGGTCCGTGTCCGCCATGTGCAGGCCGGTGGTCGGCTCGTCCATGACGTAGAGGTTCCCCTTCTTGTGCAGCTCGCTCGCCAGCTTGATCCGCTGGGCCTCGCCGCCGGAGAGGGTGCTCAAGGACTGG from Kiritimatiellia bacterium encodes the following:
- a CDS encoding DUF2177 family protein produces the protein MTFIKRYAITFLLFLVLDSVWLGVISPRFYKAHIGSLLADPPLWGAALLFYLVFIAGLVFFAVSPGLRDASRARAAARGGFFGLVTYATFDLTNQAVIAGWPWIVTIVDLVWGSFICAATTLISVLVCRRLRGEL